A single genomic interval of Plodia interpunctella isolate USDA-ARS_2022_Savannah chromosome 16, ilPloInte3.2, whole genome shotgun sequence harbors:
- the RpL36A gene encoding large ribosomal subunit protein eL42, translating to MVNVPKQRRTYCKKCKCHKTHKVSQYKKSKERHAAQGRRRYDRKQQGYGGQSKPIFKKKAKTTKKIVLRLECADCKVRSQVALKRCKHFELGGDKKRKGQMIQF from the exons Atg GTTAACGTACCAAAACAGCGCAGGACTTACTGCAAAAAATGCAAGTGCCACAAGACCCACAAAGTGTCTCAATACAAAAAGTCCAAGGAAAGGCATGCCGCCCAGGGTAGGAGACGTTACGACCGTAAACAGCAGGGTTATGGTGGTCAATCAAAACCCATCTTCAAAAAGAAG gcAAAAACCACAAAGAAAATTGTGCTTCGTCTCGAGTGTGCTGACTGCAAAGTGAGGTCCCAGGTTGCCCTGAAGCGCTGCAAACACTTTGAGTTGGGAGGAGATAAGAAGAGAAAGGGACAGATGATCCAGTTCTAG
- the LOC128676602 gene encoding ubiquitin thioesterase otubain-like, which produces MADDASSSSGCAGNLVDNSINQDELIMKQQREIEKEISESIPLVGDLEPLSSLEKEYNEDPVYLLKVKDLSSKYKHIRRTRPDGNCFFRAFSYAYLEHLLTDKAEYEKFYEIAKNSKEILVALGFSQFTVEDFYETFMEVVQRVGEQAGGSPPDTEEIRLELHDKFNKQGYSDYIVVYLRLVTSGQLQTQHDFYQNFIEGPRTVTEFCRQEVEPMYKESDHIHIIALSNALNVGVRVKYMDRGEGSQVIAHDFPEGAAPLVHLLYRPGHYDILY; this is translated from the exons atggcGGACGATGCATCAAGCAGTAGCGGCTGTGCCGGCAATTTAGTTgataattcaataaatcaaGATGAACTGATAATGAAACAACAACGGGAGATAGAAAAAGAG aTTTCAGAGTCGATACCGCTTGTGGGTGATCTCGAACCACTTTCGTCATTAGAAAAAGAATACAATGAGGATCCTGTGTACCTTCTAAAAGTAAAAGACCTCTCGTCCaaatataaacacattagGCGAACTCGACCTGATGGGAACTGTTTCTTCAGGGCATTTTCATATGCATATTTAGAACATCTATTGACTGATAAGGCAGAGTATgaaaaattctatgaaatagCTAAGAATTCTAAGGAAATCCTTGTCGCCTTGGGATTCTCTCAATTCACAGTGGAGGACTTCTATGAAAct TTTATGGAAGTAGTCCAACGAGTAGGCGAGCAGGCGGGTGGCAGCCCTCCCGACACGGAGGAGATCCGCCTGGAGCTCCACGACAAGTTCAACAAACAAGGATACTCTGACTACATTGTAGTGTACTTGAGACTCGTGACATCCGGCCAGCTTCAGACGCAGCATGACTTCTATCAGAACTTCATTGAAGGTCCCCGAACTGTTACAGAGTTTTGTAGACAG GAAGTGGAGCCGATGTACAAGGAGTCTGACCATATTCACATCATTGCACTGAGCAACGCACTGAACGTCGGTGTGCGCGTTAAGTACATGGACCGCGGCGAGGGCAGCCAA
- the CCDC53 gene encoding WASH complex subunit 3 — MSKLKENYKSPNLYLLVFVCFEIITSECSIKYYQNNMHDNIANDEFSKVDLTKVAALQQKRTLAFVNHFVTTTVQFLNNFMKRCDHKLMNFEKKLEKVEASMVLLEARLSSIPEINTTQAKAQEQPTDDTANTEVANTQSNKTSVDNTDEEKSKDVPATVTIPPEYEKFIKMVQVGVPLQAVKLKAGIEGLNTDLLEKILNK, encoded by the exons atgtcaaaattaaaagaaaattataaatcaccTAATCTATATTTGCTTGTATTcgtttgttttgaaataataactaGTGAATGTAGTATTAAATACTATCAAAACAATATGCATGATAACATTGCAAACGATGAATTCTCGAAGGTAGATTTGACAAAG gtCGCTGCCTTACAGCAAAAGCGTACTCTAGCTTTTGTTAACCATTTTGTTACAACAACTGTACAGTTCTTGAACAACTTTATGAAACGATGTGACCATAAGctgatgaattttgaaaaaaagttaGAAAAAGTTGAAGCATCCATGGTTTTGTTGGAAGCGCGT tTATCCTCAATACCAGAGATAAACACAACACAAGCTAAAGCTCAAGAACAACCCACAGACGACACAGCAAATACAGAAGTTGCAAATACACAATCCAACAAGACTTCAGTTGATAACACAGATGAAGAAAAATCTAAAGATGTGCCTGCGACTGTTACAATACCACCAGAGTATgagaaattcataaaaatggtGCAAGTCGGAGTGCCCTTGCAAGCTGTGAAACTAAAAGCTGGAATTGAGGGCTTGAACACTGATCTTTTGGAGAAGATTCTCAATAAATAA
- the BCAS2 gene encoding pre-mRNA-splicing factor SPF27 — MAGEVVVDALPYIDQGYDDPGVREAALAMVEEECRRYRPTKNYLENTGPEPSTAFETPSLQREMERVQQRLPMEPLSMKRYELPPPPAGRLGEPGAWAEAVDNSHAQLSHQATRVLNLELQLAYGTEAWKSYLNTLQALVMRSQNIHSQLRKQIAAVNWERKRSQTASGARLRALRRRWAHLVSDNYRIERAIMQLETQLQKAQGQTPVEDGEQIEMDHMEAVKLLPDKLNSETEKEVQKKIEDMFAD, encoded by the exons atggcaGGAGAAGTTGTCGTGGATGCATTACCATATATCGATCAGGGTTACGATGACCCAGGAGTACGAGAAGCG gcGCTGGCTATGGTGGAGGAAGAATGTCGACGGTATCGACCCACGAAGAATTATTTGGAAAACACAGGGCCGGAACCAAGCACTGCCTTTGAGACTCCATCCTTGCAACGTGAAATGGAAAGGGTGCAGCAGCGCCTGCCTATGGAGCCTCTGTCTATGAAACG CTACGAGTTACCTCCTCCCCCGGCTGGTCGTCTAGGGGAACCAGGCGCTTGGGCAGAAGCCGTAGACAACTCCCACGCTCAACTTTCACACCAAGCCACCAGAGTGCTTAATTTAGAACTGCAACTAGCTTATGGAACTGAAGCGTGGAAGTCTTATTTGAATACACTACAGGCTTTGGTGATGCGGTCACAGAATATACATTCACAGCTCAG AAAGCAAATAGCAGCTGTGAACTGGGAGCGTAAACGATCACAGACCGCCAGCGGCGCTCGTCTGAGGGCGCTCAGGCGGCGCTGGGCGCACCTCGTGTCCGACAACTACAGGATCGAGAGGGCCATCATGCAGCTGGAGACTCAGCTGCAGAAG GCTCAAGGCCAAACACCAGTAGAAGACGGTGAGCAAATAGAGATGGACCACATGGAAGCTGTCAAGTTGCTGCCAGACAAACTCAACTCTGAGACAGAGAAGGAGGTGCAGAAGAAGATAGAAGACATGTTCGCTGATTAG